The following coding sequences lie in one Sorex araneus isolate mSorAra2 chromosome 4, mSorAra2.pri, whole genome shotgun sequence genomic window:
- the LMOD3 gene encoding leiomodin-3, producing MSEHSRNSDQEELFDGEIDEDEILAHLSPEELKELQSEMEVMAPDPRLPVGMIQKDQTDKPPTGNFDHKSLVDYMYWQKASRRMLEDERVPVTFVPSEENTQKQHEELDKGNKNMSQYLKEKLNSEIIANNIKLKGSNRVQKPDKYESEDNENNSEERDEKTKREEEDVKEQIIRNGESNSQHINNKALEKQNDRPEAQEKSVKKISKLDPKKLALDTSFLKVSARPSGNQTDLDASLRRVRQNDPDMTELNLNNIENIPKEMLLDFVNAMKKNKHVKTFSLANVGADENVAFALANMLRENRSITTLNIESNFITGKGIVAIMRCLQFNETLTELRFHNQRHMLGHHAEMEISRLLKANNTLLKMGYHFEVPGPRMVVTNLLTRNQDKQRQKRQEEQKQQQLKEQRKLIAMLENGLGLPPGMWEMLGGPMPDPRMQEFLQSPQSANPQAVAFGRQNEMMKNQSQPPQYRTDPDSFRVVKLKRNQRKSRMPEARDPQEKTNLKDVIKTLKPVPKNRPPPLVEITPRDQLLNDIRQSNVAYLKPVQLPKELE from the exons ATGTCCGAACACAGCAGGAATTCCGATCAAGAAGAACTCTTTGACGGGGAGATTGATGAAGATGAAATCTTGGCCCATTTGTCTCCTGAAGAGTTGAAAGAACTGCAATCAGAAATGGAAGTCATGGCCCCTGACCCCAGGCTTCCTGTGGGAATGATCCAGAAAGATCAAACTGACAAGCCACCAACAGGAAACTTCGACCATAAGTCTTTGGTTGACTATATGTATTGGCAGAAGGCATCTAGACGCATGCTGGAAGATGAACGTGTTCCTGTCACCTTTGTGCCATCTGAG GAAAATACTCAAAAGCAACATGAAGAACtagacaaaggaaataaaaatatgtcccagtatttaaaagaaaagctcAATAGTGAAATTattgcaaataatataaaactaaagGGCAGTAACAGAGTCCAAAAACCAGATAAGTATGAAAGTgaagataatgaaaataatagcGAAGAAAgggatgaaaaaacaaaaagagaagaggaagacgTAAAGGAGCAAATAATCAGAAATGGTGAGAGCAACAGCCAACACATAAACAATAAGGCACTTGAAAAGCAGAATGACAGGCCAGAGGCCCAAGAAAAAAGTgtgaaaaaaatatccaaattagATCCTAAGAAGTTAGCCCTAGATACCAGTTTTTTGAAGGTGAGTGCAAGGCCTTCAGGGAATCAAACAGACCTGGATGCGAGCTTGAGACGTGTCAGACAGAACGATCCTGACATGACAGAACTCAATCTGAATAACATCGAGAACATCCCCAAAGAAATGTTATTAGACTTTGTCAATGCGATGAAGAAAAATAAGCATGTCAAAACCTTCAGCCTAGCGAATGTCGGTGCAGATGAGAATGTCGCATTTGCTTTGGCTAACATGCTGCGTGAAAATAGAAGTATTACCACTCTCAACATCGAGTCCAATTTCATCACCGGTAAAGGCATTGTGGCCATCATGAGGTGTCTCCAGTTTAATGAGACACTCACCGAACTGCGGTTTCACAATCAGAGGCACATGCTGGGCCACCATGCCGAAATGGAAATATCCCGCCTCTTAAAGGCCAACAATACTCTCCTGAAGATGGGCTACCATTTTGAGGTGCCGGGCCCCAGAATGGTGGTAACCAACCTGCTCACCAGGAATCAGGATAAacaaaggcagaaaagacaagaagaacaaaagcagcagCAACTCAAAGAGCAGAGGAAATTAATAGCCATGTTAGAGAATGGGTTGGGGCTGCCACCTGGGATGTGggagatgttgggaggaccaatGCCAGACCCAAGAATGCAGGAATTCCTCCAGTCTCCTCAGTCTGCAAACCCCCAGGCCGTCGCCTTTGGTCGACAAAATGAGATGATGAAAAATCAGTCGCAGCCTCCGCAGTACAGGACAGACCCTGACTCCTTCCGGGTGGTGAAGCTGAAGAGGAACCAGCGCAAATCTCGGATGCCAGAAGCCAGAGATCCACAGGAGAAAACCAACCTCAAGGATGTCATCAAAACCCTCAAGCCAGTGCCGAAAAATAGGCCACCTCCCTTGGTGGAAATCACCCCCAGAGACCAGCTCTTGAATGATATTCGTCAGAGCAATGTCGCCTATCTTAAACCT GTCCAACTGCCAAAAGAACTGGAGTAA